From the Candidatus Dormiibacterota bacterium genome, one window contains:
- a CDS encoding branched-chain amino acid ABC transporter permease: protein MALFVSALILGVTLGTIYGLMAFGMVASYRISGVVNLGQAGIAALSAAVYWRMEAVAGTPRPVAVPAAILLGAVLGAALGQVTLRLSSWPKGLVMILTLAITLLLFAAADLVLPLNNPAGSPVFGAKGFDFALTYVTADQIGSLATCVVVVAVTTWVLRRTRFGLFVRVIYDDPHTAATMGIPLTAYVVRVWAISGGMAGLAGILVSTRTTLATPLLLFVMVWGLAGAVLGGLESFALAFAGGLLLGIAEDLLGAELAGSLGPGLENLTAILIMAAGVLYAGLRRRHLAHLQS from the coding sequence TTGGCGCTCTTCGTCTCCGCGCTGATCCTCGGGGTGACCCTGGGGACCATCTACGGCCTCATGGCCTTCGGCATGGTCGCCTCCTACCGGATCAGCGGCGTGGTCAACCTCGGGCAGGCGGGCATCGCCGCGCTCAGCGCCGCCGTGTACTGGCGGATGGAGGCGGTCGCGGGCACGCCCCGGCCGGTCGCCGTTCCCGCCGCCATCCTCCTGGGAGCGGTTCTCGGAGCCGCCCTCGGCCAGGTCACGCTGCGACTGTCGAGCTGGCCGAAGGGACTGGTGATGATCCTCACCCTCGCGATCACGCTGCTGCTCTTCGCCGCCGCCGACCTGGTCCTGCCGCTGAACAATCCCGCGGGGTCACCGGTCTTCGGCGCGAAGGGGTTCGACTTCGCGCTCACCTACGTCACCGCCGACCAGATCGGCTCCCTCGCCACCTGCGTCGTCGTGGTGGCGGTGACCACCTGGGTGCTCCGCAGGACCCGCTTCGGCCTCTTCGTCCGGGTGATCTACGACGACCCCCACACCGCCGCCACCATGGGCATCCCGCTCACCGCCTACGTCGTCCGGGTGTGGGCGATCTCCGGGGGGATGGCCGGGCTGGCCGGCATCCTGGTCAGCACCCGCACCACCCTGGCGACCCCGCTGCTGCTGTTCGTCATGGTGTGGGGGCTCGCCGGCGCGGTGCTCGGCGGGCTGGAGTCGTTCGCCCTCGCGTTCGCCGGCGGCCTGCTCCTCGGCATCGCCGAGGACCTGCTCGGCGCCGAGCTCGCCGGCTCTCTCGGCCCCGGCCTGGAGAACCTCACCGCGATCCTGATCATGGCGGCGGGGGTGCTCTACGCGGGCCTGCGCCGCCGCCACCTGGCCCACCTGCAGAGCTGA